Proteins found in one Drosophila busckii strain San Diego stock center, stock number 13000-0081.31 chromosome 2R, ASM1175060v1, whole genome shotgun sequence genomic segment:
- the LOC108595756 gene encoding uncharacterized protein LOC108595756, whose product MLQVKSLTLLSCLLLLALLAACTEANKAATTTVCPPDGDNDDYPDRFDNDTLCDSFKRLRSTIEKDTLVELIQSHYQCNSKFRKAMCYYDTKRFRIVAQQLQQSDAYVDILLELNLAGVDTSDIENIVDIFACIVLPVPRPDNSCDCRALRGHTFIGDLLAAMPQQAVHEINTRAKRNNFARFVQTVNSSEFQAHLQANLLKRDAARPLHVLSRNGWNVPELLRAVMTILSW is encoded by the exons atgctgcaGGTTAAGTCATTGACGCTGCtgagctgcctgctgctgctggcgctgctggctgcttgcaCAGAGGCTAATAAAGCTGCCACCACTACGGTGTGCCCCCCAGATGGCGACAATGATGACTACCCTGATCGCTTTGACAACGACACGCTCTGCGACAGCTTCAAGCGGCTGCGCTCGACCATAGAAAAGGATACGCTGGTCGAGCTCATTCAGTCGCACTATCAATGCAACTCCAAGTTCCGCAAGGCCATGTGCTACTACGACACCAAACGCTTTCGCATTGtagcccagcagctgcagcagagcgATGCCTACGTTGATATCCTGCTGGAGCTCAACCTGGCCGGCGTCGACACCAGCGATATTGAGAACATTGTTGATATATTCGCCTGCATTGTGCTGCCCGTGCCGCGTCCTGACAACAGCTGCGACTGTCGCGCGCTGCGTGGACACACGTTCATTGGCGATTTGCTGGCTGCCATGCCACAGCAGGCGGTGCATGAGATAAACACAAGGGCCAAGCGCAATAACTTTGCCCGCTTTGTTCAAACCGTCAATTCCAGCGAATTCCAGGCGCATCTGCAAGCCAATTTG CTGAAGCGCGACGCTGCGCGTCCCTTGCACGTGCTGAGCCGCAATGGCTGGAATGTGCCCGAGCTGCTGCGCGCCGTCATGACCATCTTGTCCTGGTAA